The Desmodus rotundus isolate HL8 chromosome 3, HLdesRot8A.1, whole genome shotgun sequence genome includes a region encoding these proteins:
- the L1TD1 gene encoding LINE-1 type transposase domain-containing protein 1: MSSVQSSIPTLAKKQENSFHMEVIQLIETEVAQLLDLKYKDMSTIIMKKFKVLMENMDLMVEEVRESLKNDLKEILGVKGTVPEMINPKNSSTGNEWQQRKDTASITTGLVEKIGENYVDDTENLTFKRKEIIQLSSKSDKDKEYDPKQGSELSQNELQHHKVMENMEEAIGNIDDRGRNCSIHIEVTGEGREHGQDVLIKEMKEDNIPQNFKNKEEILKASKDDGEILTLAADFSSATLDISKQWSNVFNILRENNFEPKILCQVKLAFKCDGKIRTFSDMQSLSKFISQESFMKELLKGVLPENEKVKKEEGRCGIQNKVGKALIASKHGAGGTSSDDLSFLFIKEVKVAEPEEVKSSETHKEEASEWKEKKALMEEGASELEEEEGSSELEEEEETSGLEEEGEEASELDEGDETSGPEEEEASELDEGERASGLEEEEEASELEDGEDSVLGKEQPSTFQSCSVVVNTKHGAEITSDELENILTKEAEDSEKEEEEGSEWELGVFLIWEEGKDFEVEEIKTTSQSERKEDSHTLKEIACSYLALDSEKKTLVKHELTSKETDLIQETEENFRRSVIGIFREIQEEIGNIKNYHPGNKKISILETKIEVGTLRGRIDTLEERINNLEDRIDEFSKDIMQIAKQIVIKERIRDIADRSRSLNVRLIGIPEKDNKENEAEEIVKEIIEENFAELNEDSSLEIISAYRIPSKIDEKRLTPRHILVKFGNCSDKEKILNASREKKEITYRGVRVRLTADLSLDTLDARSQWGNIIRLLQAKGFNPRILYPAKLAFAFEGKTKIFFDVEEFRKFISRIPSLKDLLENTF; this comes from the exons ATGTCCAGTGTACAATCAAGTATACCTACACttgcaaagaaacaagaaaatagttTCCACATGGAAGTAATTCAGTTGATAGAAACTGAGGTGGCTCAGTTATtggatttaaaatacaaagacatgTCAACAATTATTATGAAGAAGTTTAAAGTGTTGATGGAAAATATGGACTTAATGGTCGAAGAAGTCAGGGAATCTCTTAAAAATGACCTAAAGGAAATTTTAGGAGTAAAAGGTACAGTACCTGAAATGATAAATCCAAAGAATTCCAGTACCGGAAATGAGTGGCAACAAAGAAAAGATACAGCCTCTATAACAACAGGATTGGtagaaaaaataggagaaaactaTGTTGACGATACTgaaaatttgacatttaaaaggaaagaaataattcaactgaGTAGCAAATCAGACAAAGATAAAGAGTACGATCCTAAGCAAGGTAGTGAGTTGTCCCAGAATGAGTTGCAACATCACAAAGTCATGGAAAATATGGAGGAAGCCATAGGTAACATAGATGACCGAGGTAGAAATTGCAGCATCCATATAGAAGTTACAGGAGAGGGCCGAGAGCATGGACAGGATGTGctaatcaaagaaatgaaagaggacaacATCCCTCagaacttcaaaaataaagaggaaattctAAAAGCCTCCAAAGATGATGGAGAAATACTTACATTGGCAGCAGACTTTTCATCCGCAACACTGGACATTAGTAAGCAATGGAGTAATGTCTTCAACATtctgagggaaaataattttgagcCTAAAATTTTATGCCAAGTAAAATTAGCATTTAAATGTGATGGTAAAATCAGGACTTTTTCAGACATGCAAAGCCTCAGCAAATTTATCAGCCAAGAATCTTTTATGAAAGAATTACTGAAAGGTGTActgccagaaaatgaaaaagtaaagaaagaagaaggaagatgtGGGATTCAAAACAAAGTG ggTAAAGCTCTAATAGCCTCAAAGCATGGAGCTGGGGGAACAAGCAGTGATGACTTGAGCTTTCTATTTATTAAAGAGGTGAAGGTTGCTGAGCCAGAAGAGGTAAAAAGCTCAGAGACTCACAAGGAAGAAGCTTCagagtggaaggaaaagaaagccctcatggaggaaggggcctcagagctagaggaggaagaagggtcTTCAGagttggaggaggaagaagagacctcagggctggaggaggaaggagaagaggctTCAGAGTTGGATGAGGGAGATGAGACCTCAGGGCCTGAGGAGGAAGAGGCTTCAGAGTTGGATGAGGGAGAAAGGGCCTcgggcctggaggaggaggaagaggcctcGGAGTTGGAGGACGGAGAAGACTCAGTGTTAGGTAAGGAACAGCCTTCAACCTTTCAGTCTTGTAGTGTGGTGGTAAATACAAAGCATGGAGCTGAAATAACCAGTGATGAGTTGGAGAATATTTTAACTAAAGAGGCAGAAGACtctgagaaagaggaggaagaaggctcAGAGTGGGAATTGGGAGTGTTCTTAAtatgggaggaaggaaaggactttgaagtagaagaaataaagactacCTCCCAGagtgagagaaaagaagactCACATACACTTAAAGAAATTGCCTGTAGTTATTTGGCTTTGGATTCTGAGAAGAAAACACTGGTGAAACACGAGCTAACATCTAAAGAAACAGACTTAAtacaagaaacagaagaaaactttagAAGAAGTgtaattggtatcttcagagaGATACAAGAGGAaattggaaatattaaaaattaccatcctgggaataaaaaaatatcaatCTTGGAAACAAAAATCGAAGTAGGTACCCTAAGGGGCAGAATAGACACActtgaagaaagaataaacaatctAGAAGATCGAATTGATGAATTCTCTAAGGATATAATGCAAATTGCCAAACAGATAgtaattaaagaaagaataagagacATAGCAGATAGATCCAGAAGCTTAAACGTCCGTTTAATAGGCATTCCAGAAAAGGATAATAAAGAGAATGAAGCAGAGGAAATTGTTAAGGAAATAATTGAAGAAAACTTTGCAGAGCTAAATGAAGATTCAAGTCTTGAGATTATCAGTGCCTATCGAATACCCAGTAAAATTGATGAAAAGAGACTCACCCCTAGACACATCTTGGTGAAATTTGGGAATTGcagtgataaagaaaaaatcctaAATGCTTCCAGGGAGAAAAAAGAGATCACCTATAGAGGAGTAAGAGTCAGGTTGACTGCAGACTTATCATTAGATACTCTGGATGCTAGAAGTCAGTGGGGCAATATCATAAGACTTCTTCAGGCAAAAGGCTTTAATCCCAGAATCCTATATCCAGCCAAACTGGCATTTGCTTTTGAGGgtaaaacaaagatattttttgATGTTGAAGAATTCAGAAAGTTTATTTCTCGTATACCCTCTTTGAAAGATTTACTGGAGAATACATTTTAG